In a genomic window of Nitrosarchaeum sp.:
- the secY gene encoding preprotein translocase subunit SecY, whose protein sequence is MAEGTVTNLIRKVVFKAEPYIPQVPKPKKKIPLQTRLLWCGLALLIYMVMGQTPLFGATAPEFDFLQFARVIFASQQGTLVELGIGPIVTAGLLMQLLRGSDILKFDFKKPEERGIFQTATKLVTYVVIVAETIVYAIAVYGPGVSEPYILYVMIGQLMAASIIIMFLDELIQKGWGLGSGISLFIMAGVAQQILWSLFSPLPAGDGGTIGILPYVGQSIMSGDLSNVLFRANQLPSVFGIFLTAGILLILVFTQGMKIEIPIVSTKYRGFSAVYPIKLMYVSNIPVILASALTANAVFLGQMFWANFNPRNNNAFMNIIGQFDPTSPSTPIGGIIYYITPPRGLEVALLDPTRAVGYILFMVGIVVVFGRLWVELGGLSSKTAAQNLLDADVQIPGFRRSNAPVEALLAKYIPSVTIIGSIILGLLAGVSDVLGVFGSGIGILLMVDILINYYTQLVREQVEVVMPRLGALLGRK, encoded by the coding sequence ATGGCTGAAGGTACAGTAACTAATCTAATTAGAAAAGTTGTTTTCAAGGCAGAACCATATATTCCTCAAGTTCCAAAACCGAAAAAAAAGATTCCTTTACAAACTAGATTACTTTGGTGTGGTCTTGCATTATTAATTTACATGGTAATGGGTCAGACTCCTTTGTTTGGAGCAACTGCCCCCGAATTTGATTTCCTACAATTTGCCAGAGTTATTTTTGCATCACAACAAGGAACACTTGTTGAGTTAGGGATTGGACCAATAGTTACAGCAGGTCTGTTGATGCAATTGCTTCGAGGTTCTGATATTCTAAAGTTTGATTTTAAGAAACCCGAAGAAAGAGGAATATTTCAAACTGCAACAAAACTTGTAACATATGTTGTGATTGTTGCTGAGACCATAGTCTATGCTATAGCAGTTTATGGTCCAGGAGTTTCTGAGCCATACATTTTGTATGTGATGATTGGACAATTAATGGCAGCATCCATTATCATCATGTTCTTAGACGAACTTATTCAGAAGGGATGGGGTCTTGGTAGTGGAATTAGTTTATTCATTATGGCAGGTGTAGCTCAACAAATTTTGTGGAGTCTCTTTAGTCCTCTACCTGCTGGTGATGGAGGAACTATTGGTATACTTCCATATGTTGGTCAGTCAATTATGAGTGGTGATTTATCAAATGTATTATTCCGTGCAAATCAGCTTCCAAGTGTCTTTGGAATATTTTTGACAGCGGGAATTCTTTTGATTCTGGTATTTACCCAAGGAATGAAAATTGAAATTCCAATTGTATCTACAAAGTATAGGGGATTTTCAGCTGTATATCCGATTAAACTAATGTATGTATCAAACATTCCAGTAATTTTAGCATCTGCACTTACTGCAAACGCGGTATTTCTAGGCCAAATGTTTTGGGCAAACTTTAACCCTCGAAATAATAATGCGTTTATGAACATTATTGGACAATTTGATCCTACCAGTCCGTCTACGCCTATAGGTGGAATTATCTATTACATTACTCCACCAAGAGGATTAGAAGTTGCACTATTGGATCCTACCAGAGCGGTAGGATACATTTTGTTTATGGTTGGAATTGTAGTTGTATTTGGTAGATTATGGGTTGAGCTTGGTGGTCTTTCATCAAAGACTGCAGCTCAAAACTTACTTGATGCTGATGTACAAATTCCAGGATTTAGAAGATCAAATGCACCTGTAGAAGCTTTACTTGCAAAGTATATCCCATCTGTCACAATTATCGGTTCAATAATTTTGGGTTTGTTGGCAGGAGTATCTGATGTACTGGGAGTTTTCGGTTCTGGAATTGGAATTTTACTTATGGTAGATATTCTCATCAACTACTACACTCAATTAGTACGAGAACAAGTCGAAGTTGTAATGCCACGTCTAGGTGCTTTACTTGGTAGAAAGTAG
- a CDS encoding adenylate kinase encodes MLYLVESRKVVVVGIPGVGKTSLLQKIVEILQKNNKSVSVHSFGSIMFDVAKENGVTDRDELRKLPLSQQKNLQKIAAEKLAILNEDIVIIDTHAFINSPEGYYPGLPEHVLHILKPSNFVSVSAKPEEIYNRRMKDVTRTRDNISIDNIKKELDVQSGMISACAVISGSPVKHVLNREGMIDEVAEKIIRTIGL; translated from the coding sequence GTGCTTTACTTGGTAGAAAGTAGAAAAGTCGTAGTGGTAGGGATACCTGGTGTAGGAAAAACTTCTTTATTGCAAAAAATTGTTGAGATTTTACAAAAAAATAACAAAAGTGTTAGTGTACATAGCTTTGGAAGTATAATGTTTGATGTTGCAAAAGAAAATGGCGTTACTGACAGAGATGAGCTAAGAAAACTACCCCTATCTCAACAAAAAAATCTACAAAAAATTGCTGCAGAAAAACTTGCAATACTGAATGAAGATATTGTAATCATTGATACTCATGCTTTTATTAATTCTCCAGAGGGATATTATCCGGGATTGCCAGAACATGTTTTGCATATTCTCAAACCATCAAATTTTGTGTCAGTCTCTGCAAAACCTGAGGAAATCTATAATCGAAGAATGAAAGATGTTACTAGAACTAGAGATAATATCTCCATTGACAATATTAAAAAGGAATTAGACGTTCAATCTGGTATGATCTCTGCTTGCGCTGTAATCTCAGGCTCTCCAGTAAAACACGTGCTTAACCGAGAAGGTATGATTGATGAAGTTGCAGAAAAAATAATTAGGACAATAGGGTTGTAA
- a CDS encoding EMC3/TMCO1 family protein, whose amino-acid sequence MILDSIFLFLDSIFLEEGGMFGFLGGGHGALGSDDPIVKGLILTAFCVTGFGILLNLFNAAVRKKMVDQTKLKRIMKETRAWQKERMAAMRSKDQAKINELSKKSSYMNKMSMEMMQMNMRPMMITFVPLILIFYLVLPVLFSHIVALSPVSLNVIPGEFFQLTCTAEQAADTENICTKENALYLWAWYFLSSIAFSGIIMKLTKTSMDLS is encoded by the coding sequence ATGATTTTAGATTCTATCTTTCTATTTTTGGATTCAATATTTCTTGAAGAGGGCGGTATGTTTGGATTTCTTGGTGGCGGACATGGAGCATTGGGAAGTGATGATCCTATTGTCAAAGGATTAATTTTAACAGCCTTTTGCGTAACTGGGTTTGGAATTTTACTAAATCTCTTTAATGCTGCAGTTAGAAAAAAGATGGTTGATCAAACTAAACTAAAACGAATCATGAAAGAGACACGTGCTTGGCAAAAAGAGAGAATGGCTGCAATGCGTTCAAAAGATCAAGCAAAAATTAACGAGCTAAGCAAAAAATCGTCTTACATGAACAAGATGTCAATGGAGATGATGCAGATGAACATGAGACCAATGATGATTACATTTGTTCCATTAATTTTGATTTTTTATCTAGTACTACCAGTATTATTCTCACACATTGTTGCATTATCTCCTGTATCTCTAAACGTTATACCTGGAGAATTTTTTCAGCTTACATGTACTGCTGAACAAGCAGCAGATACAGAAAACATATGTACTAAAGAAAATGCTTTGTATCTTTGGGCTTGGTATTTTCTTTCATCCATTGCTTTTAGTGGCATTATTATGAAACTAACAAAAACATCAATGGATCTCAGTTGA
- a CDS encoding cytidylate kinase family protein translates to MTKSIVISGPPAVGKTTVAKGLANEFKLTYLSGGDILKEMAKEEGFDAVGDDWWDTENGMKFLNQRENNSEFDKKVDDKLIQLFKKGGMVITSYTLPWLVDDGIKIWLSGSHDSSSQRMQTRDNMTSKEAYEITKLRYDKNRALYKKLYHFDFGNDISVFDKIIDTDNLNATQVINIAKETVRELL, encoded by the coding sequence TTGACCAAATCGATTGTAATCTCTGGTCCTCCAGCTGTCGGAAAGACAACTGTTGCTAAAGGATTAGCTAATGAATTCAAATTAACATATCTTAGTGGTGGCGACATTCTAAAAGAGATGGCAAAAGAAGAAGGCTTTGATGCAGTTGGCGATGATTGGTGGGATACTGAAAATGGAATGAAATTTCTCAATCAAAGAGAGAACAATTCAGAATTTGATAAGAAAGTTGACGATAAACTGATCCAGCTTTTCAAAAAAGGTGGGATGGTAATTACAAGCTATACTTTACCATGGCTAGTTGATGACGGAATCAAAATCTGGTTATCAGGCTCACATGACAGCAGCTCACAAAGAATGCAAACTAGAGACAACATGACTTCAAAAGAGGCGTATGAGATTACAAAGCTAAGATACGACAAAAATCGTGCGTTGTATAAAAAATTATATCATTTTGATTTTGGAAACGATATCTCTGTATTTGATAAAATCATTGACACTGACAATCTTAATGCAACTCAAGTAATTAATATTGCAAAAGAAACTGTAAGGGAATTATTATGA
- a CDS encoding RNA-guided pseudouridylation complex pseudouridine synthase subunit Cbf5 yields MTLKQLENLVVIDQDITDDAYGTYYDKRTLQQLLDYGLIILDKPPGPTSHETVAWTKRILKIPKIGHSGTLDPQVSGVLPLGLGEATKALGVLLYGPKEYHALGRFHSLPSKQKLDEVLEMFRGEIFQKPPQRSAVLRQTRTRTIYELEVLEQKERLLLTRILCEAGTYIRKLYYDIGEILGPGATMIELRRTKVDQFHEADGLVTLHELANAYALWEEKKDETKLMSMIKPIEYALSELKSVVIRDSAVDALCHGAQLAMPGILQISPNLRKGDIVAIYTQKGEAVALAESLMSEEEIRDATKGYAFETKRIIMAPNIYPKKWRSKFVPKD; encoded by the coding sequence ATGACTTTAAAGCAACTGGAAAATTTGGTTGTAATTGATCAGGATATCACAGATGATGCATATGGAACATATTATGACAAAAGAACTTTACAACAATTACTTGATTATGGTCTGATAATTTTAGATAAACCGCCAGGACCTACTAGTCATGAAACTGTTGCATGGACTAAAAGAATTCTGAAGATTCCAAAGATTGGTCACAGTGGTACACTTGATCCTCAAGTTTCTGGAGTCTTGCCTTTAGGTTTAGGGGAGGCAACAAAAGCACTTGGTGTTTTACTTTACGGGCCAAAGGAATATCATGCTCTTGGAAGATTTCATTCACTTCCGTCAAAACAAAAACTAGATGAAGTTCTTGAAATGTTCCGGGGAGAAATTTTCCAAAAACCTCCACAACGTTCAGCAGTTCTAAGACAAACAAGAACTAGAACAATTTACGAATTAGAAGTACTAGAACAAAAAGAACGATTACTCTTAACACGAATTTTATGTGAAGCAGGAACATACATTAGAAAACTATACTATGATATCGGAGAAATTTTAGGACCAGGTGCTACCATGATTGAACTACGAAGAACAAAAGTTGATCAATTTCATGAAGCCGATGGTCTTGTAACGTTACATGAACTTGCAAATGCTTATGCTCTTTGGGAAGAAAAAAAAGATGAAACTAAACTAATGTCGATGATTAAACCTATAGAATACGCATTAAGTGAACTCAAGTCTGTTGTTATTCGTGACTCTGCAGTTGATGCATTATGTCATGGTGCACAACTTGCAATGCCTGGAATTTTACAAATCTCTCCAAATCTAAGAAAGGGAGATATTGTTGCAATTTATACACAAAAGGGAGAAGCGGTTGCTTTAGCAGAATCGTTGATGTCTGAAGAAGAGATACGCGATGCAACAAAAGGATATGCCTTTGAAACAAAACGAATTATCATGGCTCCTAACATATATCCAAAAAAATGGAGATCAAAATTTGTTCCAAAGGATTAA
- a CDS encoding CBS domain-containing protein yields MGFFGSKKNKEASDNNLEKELSQILVKEIMAKELIITPESTTIYQISKMMEQGIGSVFVKKDADSMGIITDRDFAIKVAANKYPLDTPVEKIASFPLETISPNKSILEAAKQMAAKKIRKLAVSENNKIIGIITTSDIVRQLSKFQK; encoded by the coding sequence ATGGGATTTTTCGGATCAAAGAAAAATAAAGAAGCGTCGGACAATAATTTAGAAAAAGAACTATCGCAAATTCTTGTCAAAGAAATAATGGCCAAAGAATTGATTATAACACCAGAATCTACAACAATATATCAAATTTCCAAAATGATGGAACAAGGAATAGGTTCAGTTTTTGTAAAAAAAGATGCAGACAGTATGGGGATAATCACAGACAGAGATTTTGCAATTAAAGTCGCAGCAAACAAATATCCGTTAGACACTCCAGTAGAGAAGATAGCATCATTTCCTTTAGAGACAATAAGTCCAAACAAATCAATTTTAGAAGCGGCAAAACAAATGGCTGCAAAAAAAATTCGCAAACTGGCAGTATCTGAAAACAACAAGATAATTGGAATAATTACCACCAGCGATATAGTTAGACAGTTATCAAAATTTCAAAAATAA
- a CDS encoding hemerythrin domain-containing protein — protein sequence MSATNQLRADHDQVRRLEKIVAKCADEIYRGTEIPFSDLEKITVVISEFVDTIHHSREEDLYFPCVASYDNLKEEIRKFMIEHEFGRNIARKISEYLKKWKSGQDAREPVARYLRTYSIFLFDHLNKENKFFDDAEANVLSKEEETEMYEQYRSVIAIVKKVEQMITEIDWLETRPWYTK from the coding sequence ATGAGTGCAACAAATCAATTACGAGCAGATCATGATCAAGTTAGACGTCTAGAAAAAATAGTTGCAAAATGTGCAGACGAGATTTACAGAGGAACTGAAATTCCATTCTCAGACCTTGAGAAGATCACTGTTGTAATATCAGAATTTGTAGACACAATTCACCATTCAAGAGAGGAGGACTTGTATTTTCCATGTGTTGCGAGCTATGATAATCTAAAAGAGGAAATTAGAAAATTCATGATAGAGCATGAATTTGGAAGAAACATAGCCAGAAAAATTTCAGAATATCTGAAAAAATGGAAAAGTGGTCAAGATGCAAGAGAACCAGTTGCCAGATACCTACGAACATACTCGATATTTCTATTTGATCATCTCAATAAAGAAAACAAATTCTTTGATGATGCAGAAGCAAACGTACTATCAAAAGAAGAAGAGACTGAGATGTATGAACAGTATAGGTCAGTAATAGCAATTGTAAAAAAAGTGGAACAGATGATTACAGAGATTGATTGGTTAGAGACAAGACCGTGGTACACGAAGTAA